The window TAGGAAACTAAACAAGGAGGAATTTCGGCAGAGCCTCAATTCTTTGGCTTTTGGACTCCTTAGTCGGCGGGGACCACTGGATAGCAGGAAGTCATTTCCCTTTGGCTTTAAAAGGACGAACGTGCAGAAGTTTTCGGGACCGATAGTTAGAgcttagtttttttagtttctttttcccatcGAAGAACATTAGAAAGCTCCGattgttttattttcttgcacaactggttctccattaatggagaactagcTTCTCAATTCTAGTGAAGGGAACAACTGAAgacttggttcaacaattactgtgagatcgaaattattttaatcgcttcctcatttattggtatttatgtgtttcttgtttttaattgttatagtccttatgtatgattgattagtgcgcaataattaattattcatataggctattttgctaaatagatgtaattgaatccgtaattgttcgttatctctatcttagtagcaactggcgtaattgggtttatgtcaggggagcatatgatctagtctaaacaaaccctcgtagcgtgtttgttggttaggattgggcctttctaattattaatgcaatctagaaattaaatcctacggtcgtacctagggttgtttttgggttagagaaatagtcaacggtcgtaccttggctatcgacaaattaaggaagggttggttgtttatcgcgtgcatgacaactataactaatctattactaaatgttggaattatttctgTATCAATGATCAGtacatgaaccatttctgaagtgtacccttggctagagtttccccTTAATTATTTCTTGGAATTAATTATTtcctgcagttaatttatttagttagcatttaatccaaaacccccccatactttgaactctagaagaaacgaattatccccagtccctgtggattcgaccctactcaccgctatatacaaaatctgtatttttctcgagtaggtatttattattgtacaagtTCGGCACCTGTCATCACATTTTAGCAAAATTGCTTGAATTATAAGATGCACATAGCTGAGTTAAGATGTATTATGAGACCAAATGATAATTCATAAATTTAATTAAGTGTCTGCTAGAAAATCTACATCCATCAATCAAAACAATCGAATGGACTCCGGGGGATCTTTTCCCTCATGGCGCTGGGACGGACCGTAATAGTAGGTGAACTCTTGAGTTTTTGTCTATCTATGCATTTCTTTGTATACCCAAATAAAAAAAGTTCAACAGTATTAATATTTCTAACGCTTCATATTTCAACATACTCCAAAGCatgtcaaaacaaataaaattggtTTCTCATCTATGTATGAATTAGCCCTTTTCTTATTTCAAATGTGCGGGTAAATCTGGGCTATATAAGCATGCCTTAACTTactctgcaaaaaaaaaaaaaaaaaaaaagctaaagcCTTTCCAAGGTGGAAATTGGGTGAACTCAACCCGCATTATTCACTACTCTTTGGACGACGCAATCACATTAAAGTCCCATCCATTAGTCAAGGTGCAAGTGCAATCTtagatgcatttgataaaattgaaatctgaaatctgaatttattaaattattaaatattaaatttaatacatttaaatgCATATCAAAATCACTTTTTTGACTTATTTAATTTGTTAGATTGAGAAATCATAGTAGCTACGTACGGATGGAACAACTTTTCTCCGAGGAGACTCTGAGTCTTTCAAACACTGACAAAAAGAAGACTTGAAGTCTTCCATTAGGTTAGAGACACTTGCAACGGAGGTGGGGCAGGAAGCAATCGTTTCTAAAAATTaatgatcaaaatttgaaaaaaaaatataaaatttagatTATATCttgtatattatttttcacattaTGTATGAAGTccacaaaattttattacataattacatgttattaaaaataaattatattatatatatatataattacatattatttaatttgCATAAAACTGGCAGAACAATTTTAGTAACAACTGCGTGTCCCTTCGTGACAAAGATGGATCTAGCGTCTAGTTCCAGTGCTTCTCCTCAGAGACtggaatttccttttttttttttggaaaagacACCGGGAAAGCTTGCTTTCACCTTCTTACTCCGAAATTATACCAAACTGTCAATGATAGGATACaattaattaataatattattattagtaaTAAATTCGATCAACGATTTGGTAAAAACAGGAGAAATACAACCGAagtctctcaaaaaaaaaaaaaatctctcagTATCAAGGGTGCACCTTGCAGACGTATCCAAAAAAGCATGACTAACAAAATGGTTGTGCAATTTCAACAATATATGAAGATCACAAATTAAAGGGGTAAAATGTGGGATAACTTGTAATCCAATTCTAGCTAGAAGCATCTCTCTAGAACAATCTGAGCATGTCTTGGTAAATTTCTAGACAAAAAGTGAAAAGATGTCGAAGTAATTTATCTAGACTAATATACTGGGTACTATGGTGGATTATAGGGTGAAATGCATAATCTATAACCATGAAGTAAAAGTTGAGGTCATTAGTAAGTGGGCTACACCAAGGAGATCTTGGTTGAATGATTTatggttcaaacccaagaattaGAGTCATTGGCTTCAAATTCCCCTACCCCTCCCTTCTTCTTAAGTTCTACCCTTCTTTGCtggaaaaaattttattaaaaaaaaaatagcgaATGGACTACTCTATAAATGCAGCACCAAACCGTCAGCAAGGTAGCAAGAAAACAGCCAGTTACAGAAAGTAGCAATAGCATTACAAAGCCTTTGATTCTAATTATCCCTGTTGTGCCAAATTTCGACTTTCAATAAAAAGTTCCTCTTTGAATCCCATTGCCACCTATTCACACAACTATTCGGGGTATCAAATTAAGACCCTCGTACCCAAAAAAGACCTTGATGGAGCAAACCTTGGACGTGGCTGCTCAAGAAAACAACATCGATGCCTTTTATGGATTACTCGGGCAGGCTCCATACATTTTAGATCACATAGATGCAATCCCATTTGTGCAGACACATTTACACACTGCTGCATCTGCCGGCTTAACTCACTTAGCAAGTGAAGTCCTTCGCTTGAAGCCTTCGCTTGGTAAGAAGCTCAACCTTGATGGTTTAAGTGCACTGGATCTCGCGTTGCGCGGTGGACATACTCAAACTGTAAGAGGGCTCATCAAGCATGACCCTCAGCTCATTCGtgtcaaaggaaaaagaggcatTACCCCCTTGCACTATGTTGCTGAAGCAGAGGATAGAGCTGATCTCCTGGCTGAGTTTTTGTACAGGTGCCCAAAATCCATTGAAGACTTGACAATTGCAGGAGAGAGTGCTGTTCATATTGCTGTTAACAACAGCAACTTGAGAGGCTTCAAGGTACTACTAGGTTGGATGGAAGAAACTGGCAACAAACACATATTGGAATGGGAAGATGAGAATGGCAATACGGTCTTACACCTTGCAGCATCCAGCAGAAACAATATTGAGGCACGACTCCTGATCCCTTATCTTCATTCTAGTAGTTGGTCTTTATTTTTGACTGTTCATTCTTTTGTATCAATTAGCCTTTTGTTAGGCACAATCCACCTGCTACTTACAAACTCCTAAATAGAAATGTACATCTTCTACCCTTTTTTTGGAATGTTAGGAAGCATGATTTAGATGTACCTAATATACCTTTCCTAATCAGCATCAGCTATTGGtttccacccaaaaaaaaaaaaatcaacaattgTTTTCTTAAATTGCATTATACGGGGAATTTTGACTTTGTATCATAATATTATGTCGATTTGGCTCAGGCCGCGAGATTAATTATTAAGCAACGGACGTTTAGGAGGGCTATCAACTGTTGCAACATGGCGGGTTTAACTGCACTTGATATTGCTTTAGGACATCCAAATGCAGAAGAGAATGGAAGTACTGCAAAAGCTTTGTGTGCTGCAGGTGCAAAAAGATCATCATCCCATTCAAAAACTATAAATTTAGCTGATTATTGTGCTTTGATTCCGGCGAGATCATGGCTGGGATATTTTTCTGCGCCAAATTCCAGATTGGTTAAAGTGCCAAATCCTAGAAATCCTAGCATTAATTCCATGTCTAGCGAGACACGCAGCGCGTTGCTTGTGGTGGCCGTGCTAATCGCAACAGCAACCTATCAAGCTATTTTAAACCCACCTGGAGGACTAGTTTCTGGAAGTACTGATATAAGCACCAACTCAACTTCAAACAGCACACATGCAGGGTACGGGGATCCGCAATTTTGGGCAGGAAGAACCCAAGCGGGGGGACCTCCTTTCATAATTTTTATAGCGTTTAACTCAGTCCTTTTTGTGTTGTCACTCTTCACCATTTATTTTCTAGTTGAAGCAGATGACACTTGGGGTAAATTCCCGGAAACGGCATTAGCGTATTTTGGTTTATGCTATGCAATTTCACTGGCGATAATAACACCAGATCTAGTATCGGTAGTCGCTGGCGTCGTAGGAATGCTCTTAGTGGTCTACTGGGGATTTTGGAAGTATTGTCAGCGAGAAATATGCGTAATGCAATTCGACAAATAATACCACTCCCAAGGGAAACCAGTAAGAAGGGAGGATAGAGGTAATAAGAGTAGGAGAGAAGACGCGTCCGTACAAGGAGATAGACGAGCAAAATCAGAAGCAAGCAGCTGTGGGGCACATGAGGAATCGGATATGAGTAACTGGGATTAACACCTGATGGTAATTCAGTCAGTCTAAAGAAAAATTGCTCTAGCAGCACATGAGTTGCTCTGACGGTAATATTAATACCTACCTTTGTATGACTATGTAAGGGCGTCCAGAAAATCATATATTGTTCTTATTTTTCATGTATGATCTCATTCCATAGTTCTCGTTTTTCATGTTGAGTAGGTCTTTTGCCTCACCCTTTGGCTCAGGTGCTCTGGATGGTGCTGGCCTATTTATGGTTTTATGCTTGGTAAACGTTTGGATTAATTATTTTGggagtatttttgaaaaattttattgtagcagaatttttagagtatattttggaatatttaagagtagtagagtttttaaaatatattttggaatattttttaaacattacaaaaaatttaaattattttttagagtactttttaaaaatattatagtatttgaaaaattagtttttgaaaaatagaaagattcttttatttttttctgttttagcgAAACAAAAGGCAAAAACTATACATGTTGAAAGGACAAATAGTAGACAGGACAGATGTGCTTACCATGTTGAGGTATTGTTTCAATAATTTCAGAGGCTTTGCAGCAAAGGACCATTCTTAAAACTATTGGTTTCAAAAGCATCGCAGATTTATATATACCACAAGCATTGTTTAGAAGTTCAAATGTCCTTGAATTTTAAAGATGTCGAATTCTAGCAAATATTGAAGGACACGAGTTTCCCAAACTTCTCTATATATTGTTCACTTATTTTAATGAGACCGAATGATTAATAACTAAAAGAAGAAGATCATATATGAACAACAATAAATTTCATGCAACTTTCATTGATTTCCAGTAACTCGAGTACATTAAAATGCAGGGATATTGTCTCCCATGTAATGTTACTTATGCCCCAATCAATTCTGTCCAGTAATCTCCCGTAAGTAATTTAGAGCATTAGTTGCCAACACAGAAGAGTAATTTAGAGCATTGGTTACATACCATTATTTAGAAATTCATAAATAAATGTGGAATTCAGTaacaatgcaaaaaaaaaaaaaaaatggagcaaCTAGTATGGGACATCATTATCTTTAATACAATGGGAAATGAAGAATCTGTATTACACAgcatttgttaatttatttagatCCAGAATATAATAGGGGGAATGAATGTATATGTATAACAAAAGTAGCTAGATCCAATAAGTAAAATTTCCCATCAAACTTACTCACTATATTAATACTACTAGGGGGGAGTGCCCGCGCATCGCGCGGGTGTTTGATGCCTGTGGTTAAAGAAGTGTTTTCGTTGAACTAAAAATAGTACACTGGGCGACATAATTAGAGGCAGGTACGATTACGAGACAAACAACATAAGAGCAACCCAATATTAGAATCAGCAAGTTCCCAAAGACAAATAAGTAGATGCAACAAATTCCCAAAAATGTACGGACAAATAGGTTTCCCATGATCCAGATAGATAATAGAGTAGTTCAAAAGGACATTATGTATGTCCACTTATTTAGTGATAGTAATAGTAGTAAAATCTTTTAGATGCTGTAATAGGCAGCATTCAGATACGTTGCTTCTTGGTggtttcttcattttgttttgcAGGGGTTGTACCACTGGTTCCTTCACTGGACTTTGTAGACGGTGAGGGTGCCAAAGTGGTTGAGTTGTCTCTTTTCTTTGTCTCCGCTGCTTGTATTGCAACATCCATTTGTGTTACTTTAGAGTTGAGGTCTAGGTTGTCGGCTACTTCAATTGCGCTTATTGCACTTCCGGTATTCCAGGATGCAGATGTTGTTCCGTAGTGACAAATATTAGAAAACCACACAAATGACTTGATACCCAGAAAGCTAAGGCTCtgcttggattgcattttccatcCGAAAATGCTATTTTCTGCAAAATGGGTCCCACAAATTTTCAATGGAAAGCATCCAACATTTTTCACAGCGTCGGAAATTACCCATCAAAAAACACTTGAACGTTACAACTGTAGCAGACAAGACATATAACTGTGAAAGCCTCACTTTATTTCCTTTCTGCTAAACGATCAGCAATCTTGCAACATCACCCATTTGGCGTAGCTTTTGAATGAAAAGATAGCCTTTGAACCGTATTGCTTCTCCGCATCTAATTACTTTCCTCTTTGGAGATCTTGGCATCATTCACATCCCAAGATCTGCCTATCCAAATGCCAAAATACTAGCAACCATTAAGCTTGGTCGGCTGTAGATTGTGCCGGGTGGAGCGTACTGAGCTTGGCGTGCGCTTGCTGCTACTGCGGCTCAAACGTTGCTACGTGACGGCGGTGGCTCAAGGCTGTTTCTGCGGCGGAGATACTACATACCAGGTATGTAGCCCTTTTACTTCCATTAGATCGGAAACCTTCATTGTTGTTGAAGAGAATTACAACACTGCTACACAAAGTGCATTCAGTAATTGTGAAAATTGAATGGGGGTGTAATTTGGGGTTAGGTGTACGGAACCACCGAAATTGAAGGCCATGCTTACCTTGGTTGTTTGGCTGCAAAAATTGACGATCCGTTTAACCAATGCAATGAGATGATATCTTTGTATTTGTGGGTAATTTGGAGTGCACATTGTACTGAATGCACCTACATTTATGCTATTTCCCTATTGGTTCATGAAACAAAGCTCCCTACCCTGCTTAATCCCCCATAATTTTTGCTTAGTTTGTCGATTGGCTTGGGTGTACATATCAAACTGTGGGAGGGAAATTTGCTGGTTTGCTCTATAGTAGCGCATGATAATACTGAACCTATATTTTGTTGTGGCCATGGGCTCTGACATACGAGTACCCCTTACGCGAGTGTGGTTACGGGTTGCAATTTTGTCTATGCTTTTCAGTACGAATCTTTTTATTACAAAACACAGATATGAAGCTTGATACGTAGAGTAGATTTGATGCCTTTGTTTGCCATACTCTTGCTTCTGAACACTCTAGTTAATGAGGTAAATCATGTTTTGTGTATTATGTGTGCCATGGATGTCCATTATTACTATCAATACTTGTTAGCAAGTGTAAAGTAATACAACATTTTCATATCctgaaatgtaaaaaaaaaaaaaaaaattagtaggtTTGAACTGTGGATTCCGTTAGTGGATCCAGTTTAAGGTATTTTACAaagtttttggtttatttatCCAAACCACTGTGTAATGCATATCGAAACAGGCCAGATGGTTGGTTAATACTACCAATGACGTCTTTTGTTTGATGCCTTTCGGCAACAGAAAACTTTTTTGCAACGTCCTTGTTTTGGTTGCATTCCTTCCAGGCATTGGCATACCCTCTGATCTGTGCTGCATCTATTTCGATCGCCTGCACACCGTTTGATGTCTTCAAGTCCCCATAAAATAAAAGGTGAAATACTTACGTTTGCCTTGTATTCATGGGATGGGATAATTAGTTTGCTTGTATATAAGTCACTGCTTTGGGTCATATTTACACGTACTTAGCCTTATTTTTCCTAACAGTACCACCTATAATTTAGGAACCTCCCCTACGCCGTGTTCTAGTACGAGCATTTCTTGTCAATCAGAGAGGGGATCAAACGATCTTGACGGGTGCTTGAAGTACTATCACAATCGTACTTTAGTGTAGGTGTTTCAAAGACTGCCCtatttgatttgattgattttttaatGCCTTTGCATATTGCCACTAATGGTCGACTGATTCAGCTGTATTTGGAAATTACGTGTTAGATGGCCCGAGGCAAGACTAATGATAGTGGGGTTTCTAGTGCTATTGCCAAGTGGGAATACGAAATAGAGTGCTATTATGTTCAGCTGTTGCAGGAACACAAGGAAGTTGGCAACTTGtccaaaaataacataaatgCCTGTGTGTTTGAGGATGTCCGGAATAGACTGAACATGAGGTTTTGCCATAAGTCATACGACTGGGACCAAGTCAAAAGAAAGTACTACAGTTTCATAAGGGTTGCACGGCTATTCAAGGAAGTTGGTAACCAAACTGGCGTAGGGTGGAATGAAACATTAAAGTGCTTCTCTGCACCAGATTATGTTTGGAGATACTATGGCCAGGTTAGGGACTTGCACTTAGTcaatccattttatcaaattgggcaATTCATCGTCTATGTCCTATCCAGAAGTGTCTTAATTTGATTAATAACCATTTACGCCTAAGTTTCCACTTATATTTTGTTTAGGACAAAGATATAAGTCTTATCAAGAATCGTCCTAGCGACCATTACTGgaatttggttgaactttttgAAGATATTGGCGTCCTAGGAACTTACGGCCAGTCTTCCAATGACCCACCTGTAACTGGGGAAGAGGGCCGATCAAGGCAAATGAACTATGGTAGAAATGCCGGTGACTGCACAATAGGTACTGAGGGGTCTACGCCAGGGTTGGAAATTCCAATTGATGTAGACGCTGAGAACTGCGATGCGGTCTCTGACGAGGAGCCACAACGCCGAGGTGGCAAGAAGGGGAAGCAGAAGAATAGTCGAGGTACCTCTTCTGTGCAAGAGGGTTCAAGGTCTTTGTCTGACAAGAGAAAGCGTGGTGAAATATATGATCGTACTTACGAGGAGTTTGGCCTTGCAGCTAAGGCAAAGCGTGAATACTACTCCAGTAAGTCTAGATCATATAATTCTCCTGACCCTAATTCTCAGGACTCCGCCGCCAACTGTGTAAAAGAAGTGGACAAATTACAAACCTTCCTTCTTGAAGGCCAGGCCAATAAGGCATACGGTTTCTTTAAGGAAGATGTATGGAGGCAGATGTTTATAGCAATGTCCCCTGCCCAGAGGATTTCATGGATTAATAGCCTGTAACGTGATAGCCTTTAACGTGATCTTTGAAATCATGTTATTCTCCATACGGAACCGATGACCTTGTACTTGAGAGCACTTGGTCTAGTTTTTAAATAGTCTGTTGTACGCTTATGTAGAACCGTCTCACGTACTAATTGGTGCTTTAGTCCAAACTTAGATGTTGTCCGAAGTTGTTGTTCATTGCTTTGTATGTCAAAACTGAAGTTTTAGAATTGGCAATGAAATAAACAGAATGATGGTATCTTGTGGTTAACTTAATGGCATGGCATGTTACATAATAAGTACTTCTATTACTAATGTGCAGCTGGCCTAATGAACTGGAGATGTaatgaattttttctttttttggagtTGAAAGTCCTTTCAACATTGTAACCAGAATATTATACAACAGTAGGACTTCCTACGTCTTCTCTCTTCTTCTGGTTTTAAAAAAATCAGATGACTTCTACCTCTCTTGCCTCTAGCTCTCTTGGCGCCGGTACTTTATGCTGTTAAATCACCCAAAACTTTGCTAAAGCTGAGGAATAGAAGGTAACTATTGTTACTATGAGCATGCTAGTGCTTAAGTAACGCTTAGAGAGTTAGTAAGGATATATCCCCTGCCGTACAagacaaacaagaaaaactggTCCTACCATATGAAGTCTGGGCAAATGGTGATATAGATCCAGTGATTTTAAGGCCCAGCATTACAAGCTTAATATAATTTTCAGACTTTGTATACAAACAACTTTAAGGGATATAAAATAGTACTAGTTTACATGAGCTTGGTTGGTACCTCAATTTGCTCGCTTCCATGATTTCCATGTTAGATTCAGTAGTCAAAACATTGTTAGATTTAGTTGGAATTAGGGACCCCGCATAGTTTATTTGGGTACTTAGGTAAAGACTATCAATATGACCAAAAAGAATAAACTTAGGATGCAAAATCTGTGTTCACAAATGGGTCGAGGCAATAGGACAAAACAAACTGAATAAAGGACTATATAACCGACTAAGGGTTGCAAGTTAATTTTGTTGTAAAGGACCACAGCTAGTACATTTCACAGTCAGTGGGGAACTGATTTTGATCCGAGCTACAACTATATAACTAAATGTGCAAGCTGTTTTCACATGTTGTTGCCTCTAGCTCTCATGGATTGCAATGTCCACATGTTGTAGGTTTAACTTACATATAAATAAATGCCCCACCGAACTTGTTTTTATGGATTTCAGCATTGTCAGCTTGTACACTGGGTTTCCCTTTGTGCCTTATTTGTCCACCCAAATACATCTTTTCATCTCTCTGGGTTGGATATACTTCATCTGTTGAACCTTCCAACGCGCTCTGTTTAACTTTGTAGATGATAACCGGAGACCATATTGTTTACAGATAAAAGCCACAATGCAGAATATAGTTGGAGAACAACATAGTGATTCATCGTCCGATGATGAAGAACTTGAGTTCTTAGCTTTGTTTGGTGTGAATGCACCTTTGAATGCACGCTACAATGTAGCTGGTGTGGGTGGCGAAAAGCGTCGTTTTTATGACGGGGCAAAAAGTGGACAGGACTGGATCGATGACCTTAAAGCAGGACATCATGACAGAATGCTAAATGCCATGAGGATGGATATTCCTTCTTTCTTAAAGCTATGTGAAATTTTAGTCAACGGAAATTTCATTGAACAAGAGGCTATAGGCAT is drawn from Coffea arabica cultivar ET-39 chromosome 1c, Coffea Arabica ET-39 HiFi, whole genome shotgun sequence and contains these coding sequences:
- the LOC113741143 gene encoding ankyrin repeat-containing protein BDA1-like — translated: MEQTLDVAAQENNIDAFYGLLGQAPYILDHIDAIPFVQTHLHTAASAGLTHLASEVLRLKPSLGKKLNLDGLSALDLALRGGHTQTVRGLIKHDPQLIRVKGKRGITPLHYVAEAEDRADLLAEFLYRCPKSIEDLTIAGESAVHIAVNNSNLRGFKVLLGWMEETGNKHILEWEDENGNTVLHLAASSRNNIEAARLIIKQRTFRRAINCCNMAGLTALDIALGHPNAEENGSTAKALCAAGAKRSSSHSKTINLADYCALIPARSWLGYFSAPNSRLVKVPNPRNPSINSMSSETRSALLVVAVLIATATYQAILNPPGGLVSGSTDISTNSTSNSTHAGYGDPQFWAGRTQAGGPPFIIFIAFNSVLFVLSLFTIYFLVEADDTWGKFPETALAYFGLCYAISLAIITPDLVSVVAGVVGMLLVVYWGFWKYCQREICVMQFDK